From the genome of Leptolyngbya subtilissima AS-A7, one region includes:
- a CDS encoding FecCD family ABC transporter permease translates to MSITKPWLSLRPRRFPLSFRVDRRVPAVLVALLLAALLSLVFNVSQGEYPLPPLEVVKTILGFSANPDYAFVVNTLRLPRALVALLVGMGLAVAGTILQGITRNPLAAPEIVGINSGASLVAVALIVLFPQVTTGWLPIAAFSGGLGAAIAIYLLAWNGGSSPIRLILVGIGLTALTSALSNLMITFGEINTVSQALVWLTGSVYGRSWEHLWPLLPWLAIFLPLTMVLARDLDTLNLGDNLAQGLGSRVEWTRSFLLLCTVALAGASVATAGTIGFVGLMAPHLARQLVGPSHAGLLPAAALTGACIVELADIVGRLAFAPIELPCGVITAVIGAPYFLWLLYRDRNQ, encoded by the coding sequence ATGTCCATTACAAAACCCTGGCTTTCCCTTCGACCCCGGCGATTCCCGCTCTCTTTTCGGGTTGATCGCCGTGTCCCTGCGGTTTTGGTGGCGCTGCTGCTGGCTGCCCTGCTGTCGCTGGTGTTCAACGTTAGCCAGGGAGAATATCCATTGCCGCCCCTGGAGGTAGTGAAGACCATTTTGGGCTTCTCAGCGAACCCTGACTATGCCTTTGTGGTGAATACCCTGCGGCTACCCCGCGCCCTAGTGGCGCTGCTGGTGGGAATGGGACTGGCGGTAGCAGGGACAATCCTACAGGGTATAACTCGCAACCCCCTAGCCGCTCCAGAAATCGTTGGTATTAATTCAGGCGCTAGTTTGGTGGCGGTGGCGCTAATTGTTCTGTTTCCGCAGGTGACGACGGGCTGGCTGCCAATCGCTGCGTTTTCAGGCGGTCTAGGGGCAGCGATCGCCATCTACCTGTTGGCCTGGAATGGTGGCAGTTCCCCCATTCGGTTGATTCTAGTGGGCATTGGCCTGACGGCTCTGACCAGTGCTCTCAGCAACCTGATGATCACCTTTGGCGAAATCAATACGGTCAGCCAGGCGCTGGTGTGGCTGACCGGCAGCGTCTACGGCCGCAGTTGGGAACATTTGTGGCCACTGCTGCCCTGGCTGGCCATTTTTTTGCCACTGACCATGGTGCTGGCCAGGGATCTGGACACCCTCAATCTGGGCGACAACCTGGCCCAGGGTCTCGGCAGCCGAGTGGAATGGACCCGCAGCTTCCTGCTGCTCTGCACCGTAGCCCTGGCCGGCGCCTCCGTCGCCACCGCCGGCACCATCGGTTTCGTCGGTCTTATGGCCCCCCACCTGGCCCGGCAATTAGTTGGCCCCTCCCACGCAGGCTTGCTTCCCGCTGCGGCTCTCACCGGAGCCTGCATTGTCGAACTCGCTGACATCGTGGGTCGCCTCGCCTTCGCCCCCATAGAACTGCCCTGCGGGGTGATTACAGCGGTCATTGGCGCGCCCTATTTTCTCTGGCTGCTCTACCGCGATCGCAACCAGTAA
- a CDS encoding FecCD family ABC transporter permease, which translates to MDAKSVQSQPLAISKSPVSLALGLGLGSGLLLVCLLCSILLGAADISPATVWQAIFQFDGSTEHLIIRTVRLPRAILAVVVGAALAVAGAITQGLTRNPLAAPDILGIDMGAALAMVLAIFFLGSGGSYVGFAFAGAAIAAITVYWMGSLGRSGLTPLKLVIAGAAIWYLLSSLTYGILILSQRTLDEIRFWLAGSLAGQDMASMLPVLPYIALGLVASLALGRQLTLMSLGEEVAQGLGLQTAWVKAGAAIAVVLLAGSSVALAGPISFVGLVVPHVVRFAVGVDYRWILPYSMLFGGILLSVADLAARLIIHPQELPVGIMTALVGAPFFIYLARSKIKR; encoded by the coding sequence ATGGATGCAAAGTCGGTGCAATCCCAACCCCTAGCTATTTCTAAATCACCTGTATCCCTGGCGCTGGGGTTAGGATTGGGCAGTGGTCTCTTGCTAGTTTGCCTACTATGCAGCATTCTGCTGGGGGCGGCGGATATTAGCCCCGCAACAGTGTGGCAGGCGATTTTTCAGTTTGATGGCTCGACCGAACACTTGATTATTCGCACGGTGCGGCTGCCCAGGGCAATTTTGGCGGTGGTGGTGGGAGCGGCGCTAGCGGTAGCGGGGGCGATTACCCAAGGGTTGACCCGCAATCCTCTGGCGGCCCCAGACATTTTGGGCATTGATATGGGAGCAGCGCTGGCGATGGTGCTGGCAATATTCTTTTTGGGCAGCGGCGGCAGCTATGTAGGGTTTGCCTTTGCAGGGGCTGCGATCGCCGCCATCACCGTCTACTGGATGGGCTCCCTAGGCCGCAGTGGCCTCACACCGTTGAAACTGGTGATCGCTGGAGCCGCCATTTGGTATCTGCTCAGTTCGCTGACCTATGGCATTCTCATTCTCAGCCAGCGCACCCTAGACGAAATTCGCTTTTGGCTAGCCGGGTCGCTAGCCGGGCAGGATATGGCCAGTATGCTACCGGTGCTGCCCTATATTGCCCTGGGGCTGGTCGCATCTCTGGCCCTAGGGCGGCAGCTGACGCTAATGAGTCTGGGGGAAGAAGTGGCCCAGGGCTTAGGGTTGCAGACGGCTTGGGTAAAGGCGGGGGCAGCGATCGCGGTGGTCTTGTTGGCGGGCAGCTCCGTCGCCTTGGCTGGACCCATTAGCTTTGTCGGCCTGGTGGTGCCCCACGTGGTGCGTTTTGCCGTCGGTGTCGACTATCGCTGGATTTTGCCCTATTCAATGCTTTTTGGAGGCATTTTGCTGTCAGTCGCCGACCTCGCTGCTCGTCTAATCATCCACCCCCAGGAGCTACCAGTAGGCATTATGACGGCACTGGTGGGGGCACCATTCTTTATTTATTTGGCCAGGTCAAAGATCAAGCGGTAG
- a CDS encoding ExbD/TolR family protein: MSYLPEEPEEEFELNVVPMIDVIFAILTFFIMSSLFLTRSESLPVNLPKAVSAEMQKQDQITVTVQESGDIALNKEAIALDKLQTGVRDLMGTSQGSVIVINADEAVNHGRVIAVMDELRAIEGATLGIATQRGE; the protein is encoded by the coding sequence ATGTCCTACCTTCCTGAAGAGCCAGAAGAAGAGTTTGAGCTCAACGTCGTGCCCATGATCGACGTTATTTTTGCGATTTTGACATTTTTCATTATGTCTAGCCTGTTTTTGACTCGCTCTGAGTCGCTGCCGGTGAATTTGCCTAAGGCGGTCAGTGCTGAGATGCAAAAACAAGATCAAATCACTGTAACGGTGCAGGAGTCGGGGGATATTGCCCTGAATAAAGAGGCGATCGCCCTAGATAAGCTGCAAACTGGCGTACGCGATCTGATGGGCACATCCCAGGGATCAGTGATTGTGATCAACGCCGATGAAGCCGTCAACCACGGTCGCGTGATCGCCGTTATGGACGAACTGCGAGCGATTGAGGGTGCAACCTTGGGGATTGCGACTCAGCGAGGCGAGTAA
- a CDS encoding MotA/TolQ/ExbB proton channel family protein: MGTIFAAGGIVMWPLLGFSILAIALIIERTVFWFRINRRQRPVMQEVLRTYRQAPMDVYPKLRQNVNLPTARIFLEALELEGAKPSQFHLALLSAMQAELPHLRRFNTVFATIVTLSPLLGLLGTVLGLIAAFSALGIGDINSNAAAVTGGIAEALVSTAAGMVVAIGTLLFANIFKGLYKRQVSLIQEYSGQLEILYETHYDRKTQLREETFAR, from the coding sequence ATGGGTACTATTTTTGCGGCGGGCGGCATCGTCATGTGGCCACTGCTGGGGTTCTCGATTCTGGCGATCGCGCTCATCATTGAGCGGACGGTCTTTTGGTTTCGCATCAATCGCCGCCAGCGTCCAGTAATGCAAGAAGTTTTGCGCACCTATCGGCAAGCCCCAATGGATGTGTACCCCAAGCTGCGACAAAACGTGAATCTGCCCACGGCCCGCATTTTCCTCGAAGCCCTAGAGCTAGAAGGTGCTAAACCCAGCCAGTTTCATCTGGCCCTGCTCAGCGCTATGCAGGCAGAGCTACCTCATCTGCGCCGGTTTAATACAGTTTTCGCCACAATAGTCACGCTCTCGCCATTGCTGGGCCTGTTAGGCACTGTTTTGGGGCTAATTGCGGCCTTTAGCGCCTTAGGAATTGGCGATATCAACTCGAATGCGGCTGCCGTGACGGGTGGCATTGCCGAAGCACTGGTCTCAACCGCCGCAGGGATGGTCGTAGCCATCGGCACACTGCTATTTGCCAATATCTTCAAGGGTCTCTACAAGCGGCAGGTATCGTTGATTCAAGAGTACAGCGGGCAACTTGAGATTCTCTATGAAACCCACTACGACCGAAAGACCCAGCTTAGGGAAGAGACCTTTGCCAGATAG
- a CDS encoding TonB family protein, which yields MSLSEICSQQHQHEQQKLRKILLWGILGSVGVHGVGFGLSQLDFWQRLAADDIEPIELIVVEPLSDTPEAIPDPNLPAELSTEVNDSAPGGGGGGGGGGGGGGGGGGNFTAARVISPPAPARVAPPVERVEAKPEPVRNTQADSVVEELEAEPEISKEEPETEPEISETEEPETEPEISEEEPETEPETSETEDLEQESLTAESTESQAENLRDFLQRLRDAQAQTAADSAAAENGVARDGNGLATAPSNGSGGTGSGSGIGSGSGTGSGSGTGSGSSSGSGSGSGTGSGSGSGSGSGSGSGSGQGSRTVACQNCVRPDYPQSALDAGAEGQPMVSVDINPDGSVRSVTLTRSSGNPAIDQAAIQAARNSQFQPVSGGASVPIEYDLTIEGSRRNRDARRRGDRQAVELPPEANPTPETATNEPSPVPTPTPTPPVEADEPAAAPTPPAASEPEPAESAPVEAEPAEPEPVEPKPAEAAEPAPAEPEPAPASPPPVQAPTPSPPAPSAPPPPAPAAPAAPPPAPVAPPSPPPASPPPAAEPAPSAAPTGE from the coding sequence ATGAGTCTTTCAGAGATTTGCAGTCAACAACACCAGCACGAGCAGCAAAAACTCCGCAAGATTCTGCTTTGGGGAATTTTAGGTTCCGTGGGAGTGCATGGGGTAGGTTTTGGCCTCAGTCAGCTCGATTTTTGGCAGAGGCTGGCTGCCGATGACATTGAGCCAATCGAGCTGATTGTCGTCGAACCCCTGTCCGATACACCTGAAGCCATTCCCGACCCTAACCTGCCCGCCGAACTCAGCACCGAAGTCAATGACTCCGCACCAGGGGGTGGCGGCGGTGGGGGTGGCGGCGGTGGGGGTGGCGGCGGTGGGGGTGGAAACTTTACGGCAGCTCGGGTCATATCACCCCCTGCCCCTGCCCGGGTCGCACCTCCTGTAGAGCGGGTTGAAGCAAAGCCTGAGCCGGTGCGAAACACCCAAGCCGATTCAGTCGTTGAGGAACTTGAAGCTGAGCCAGAAATCTCAAAAGAAGAGCCAGAGACTGAGCCAGAAATTTCAGAAACAGAAGAGCCAGAAACTGAGCCAGAAATCTCAGAAGAAGAACCAGAGACTGAGCCAGAAACCTCAGAAACAGAAGACCTAGAACAAGAATCTCTAACCGCTGAATCTACGGAATCTCAGGCTGAGAACCTGCGCGACTTTTTGCAGCGTCTGCGCGATGCACAAGCTCAGACCGCAGCTGACTCAGCTGCTGCTGAAAATGGTGTTGCTAGAGACGGCAATGGATTGGCCACTGCCCCTTCCAACGGCAGCGGTGGCACCGGCAGTGGTAGCGGCATCGGTAGCGGTAGTGGCACCGGCAGCGGTAGCGGCACCGGCAGCGGTAGTAGCTCTGGCAGTGGTAGCGGTAGCGGCACTGGCAGCGGTAGTGGTAGCGGCTCCGGCAGCGGTAGTGGTAGCGGCTCCGGACAAGGTTCTCGCACTGTAGCCTGTCAAAACTGCGTGCGTCCCGACTATCCTCAAAGCGCTCTGGATGCCGGTGCTGAAGGCCAACCCATGGTCAGCGTCGATATCAATCCCGACGGCAGCGTTCGCAGTGTCACCCTAACTCGCTCCAGTGGCAACCCGGCAATCGATCAAGCCGCCATTCAGGCTGCCCGTAACTCACAATTTCAGCCCGTTAGCGGCGGAGCCAGTGTTCCCATCGAGTATGACCTGACCATTGAAGGGTCGCGTCGCAACCGCGATGCCCGTCGTCGGGGCGATCGCCAAGCGGTAGAGCTACCGCCAGAGGCCAACCCTACCCCCGAGACAGCAACAAACGAGCCCAGCCCCGTACCAACGCCCACGCCGACGCCACCTGTTGAGGCTGATGAGCCAGCCGCGGCTCCAACTCCACCAGCGGCGTCAGAACCAGAGCCCGCGGAGTCAGCACCCGTAGAGGCAGAGCCCGCAGAGCCAGAACCTGTAGAGCCGAAACCCGCAGAGGCAGCAGAGCCCGCACCCGCAGAGCCAGAGCCCGCACCAGCGAGCCCGCCGCCGGTGCAAGCGCCTACCCCTAGTCCACCCGCGCCTAGCGCTCCCCCACCGCCAGCTCCTGCGGCCCCGGCGGCTCCGCCACCCGCGCCAGTTGCACCACCCTCACCGCCCCCGGCTAGTCCTCCGCCAGCAGCGGAGCCGGCTCCGTCAGCTGCACCAACTGGGGAGTAG
- a CDS encoding CmpA/NrtA family ABC transporter substrate-binding protein — protein MSDYSRRKFLVTAGVSAASSLLLKGCLGNPPSATVAVTQVAAAAPLSAADTPETPKVKLGYIPIVESAAIIIAQTKGFFAKYGMTEVEVAKQANWASARDNVTIGSAGGGIDGGQWQMPMPHLISEGILTNGRKVPMYVLAQLNTQGNGIAIANTHAGKGFGLDISSAADYIKGFPSTQGRKFKAAHTFPNVNQDFWIRYWFAAGGVDPDTDIDLLAVPPAETVQGMRNGTMDAFSTGDPWPYRIVADDVGFMAGLTHEMWAFHPEEYLALRADWVDANPKATKALLKGLMEAQQWCDNPDNRAELVQITSGRNYFNIPPEILTPPYKGQYTMGDGKADVNDINAGPLYWKDPKGNVSYPYKSHDLWFLTESMRWGFHKDQLTDFDTVRRIVDSVNREDLWREAATEAGFTADIPADTSRGVETFFDGIKFDPTNPEAYLNSLQIKRV, from the coding sequence ATGTCCGATTATTCGCGTCGCAAGTTTCTGGTTACCGCTGGTGTATCGGCGGCTAGTTCGCTGCTACTCAAAGGCTGTTTGGGCAATCCCCCATCGGCTACGGTTGCCGTCACGCAAGTAGCTGCCGCTGCCCCTTTGTCCGCCGCTGACACGCCCGAGACCCCTAAGGTCAAGCTGGGCTACATTCCCATCGTGGAGTCGGCAGCGATCATCATTGCCCAGACAAAGGGCTTCTTTGCCAAGTACGGCATGACTGAGGTAGAAGTTGCCAAGCAGGCTAACTGGGCCTCGGCGCGCGACAACGTCACCATTGGCTCTGCCGGGGGCGGCATCGATGGAGGTCAGTGGCAAATGCCCATGCCTCACCTAATCAGCGAAGGCATTCTTACCAACGGCCGAAAGGTTCCTATGTATGTGCTGGCCCAGCTCAATACTCAGGGCAATGGCATTGCCATTGCTAACACCCATGCCGGCAAAGGCTTTGGGTTAGATATCTCAAGTGCCGCTGACTACATCAAAGGGTTTCCCAGCACCCAGGGCCGCAAGTTTAAAGCGGCTCACACCTTCCCCAACGTGAATCAAGACTTTTGGATTCGCTATTGGTTTGCTGCGGGTGGTGTTGACCCCGACACCGATATCGATCTGCTGGCGGTGCCCCCAGCCGAAACTGTGCAGGGCATGCGCAACGGCACCATGGACGCCTTTAGCACCGGCGACCCCTGGCCATACCGCATCGTGGCCGACGACGTTGGCTTCATGGCGGGTCTGACCCACGAAATGTGGGCCTTTCATCCAGAAGAATACCTGGCGTTGCGAGCTGACTGGGTCGATGCAAATCCTAAAGCCACCAAGGCTTTGCTAAAAGGGTTGATGGAGGCCCAGCAGTGGTGCGACAACCCTGACAATCGAGCCGAGCTGGTGCAAATTACCTCTGGTCGCAATTACTTCAACATTCCCCCCGAGATTCTCACGCCGCCTTACAAAGGCCAATACACCATGGGCGACGGCAAAGCCGATGTTAACGACATCAACGCTGGCCCCCTCTACTGGAAAGACCCCAAAGGCAACGTGTCTTACCCCTATAAGAGCCACGACCTGTGGTTTTTAACCGAGAGCATGCGTTGGGGTTTCCACAAGGACCAGCTCACCGACTTTGACACTGTGCGGCGCATTGTCGACTCCGTCAACCGCGAAGATCTCTGGCGTGAAGCCGCTACCGAAGCAGGATTTACCGCCGACATTCCCGCCGATACGTCTCGCGGCGTTGAAACCTTCTTTGACGGCATCAAGTTTGACCCGACTAACCCTGAGGCATATCTCAACAGTCTTCAGATTAAGCGGGTCTAG
- the ntrB gene encoding nitrate ABC transporter permease, which translates to MVTHSPVRKQARPNPFLGSVQEFWQKRGPDLIPPIIGIAVFLTVWQLVSWSGATRLPGPLSLWTDTRTRELLLYPFFDLGGLNKGLFWQTLASLGRVAQGYSAAAVVGIGVGVLVGTSPWLNKATYPIFQFLRMVAPLAWVPIALVALQQNQPAAIFVIFITSVWPILINTIEGVRQIPEDYDNVAKVLQLSRKDYYLNILFPSALPYIFTGLRIAIGLAWLAIIAAEIVMSGIVGIGFFIWDAYQQNYISEIILAVFYIGFVGLLLDRAIAFLQTKIAPARK; encoded by the coding sequence ATGGTTACTCACTCTCCAGTTCGCAAGCAGGCACGCCCTAACCCTTTTCTAGGCTCGGTTCAGGAGTTTTGGCAAAAGCGAGGCCCTGACCTGATTCCCCCCATCATTGGTATTGCGGTGTTTTTGACGGTGTGGCAACTGGTGTCGTGGTCGGGAGCCACCCGACTGCCCGGGCCGCTAAGTTTGTGGACCGATACGCGCACCCGCGAGCTATTGCTATATCCATTCTTTGATTTGGGTGGCTTGAATAAGGGGCTGTTTTGGCAAACTCTGGCTAGCCTAGGCCGGGTTGCCCAGGGCTACAGCGCTGCCGCTGTCGTTGGCATTGGAGTCGGGGTTTTAGTGGGAACTAGCCCCTGGTTAAATAAAGCCACTTACCCCATTTTTCAGTTTTTGCGGATGGTGGCACCCCTAGCCTGGGTTCCGATCGCCCTGGTGGCGCTGCAACAAAACCAGCCCGCTGCCATCTTCGTAATTTTCATCACTTCTGTGTGGCCGATTTTGATCAACACCATTGAGGGTGTGCGTCAGATTCCAGAAGACTACGACAACGTGGCTAAGGTGCTGCAACTGTCTCGCAAAGACTATTACTTGAACATTCTGTTTCCGTCGGCACTGCCCTACATCTTTACCGGACTGCGGATTGCGATTGGTTTGGCCTGGCTAGCGATTATTGCAGCAGAGATTGTGATGTCGGGGATTGTGGGCATCGGTTTCTTTATCTGGGATGCCTACCAGCAGAATTACATCAGCGAGATTATCTTGGCGGTGTTTTACATTGGCTTTGTCGGTCTGCTGCTCGATCGCGCGATCGCTTTTTTGCAGACGAAGATTGCCCCGGCTCGGAAGTAG
- a CDS encoding nitrate ABC transporter ATP-binding protein (This model describes the ATP binding subunits of ATP-binding cassette (ABC) transporters for nitrate transport, or for bicarbonate transport, in bacteria and archaea.): MTFSLVGSAHPTALLNNDREDRTMSLLVAVDQVDKVFNLSDGGEYIALKGIDLTIKTGEFVSFIGHSGCGKSTLLNMIAGLSLPSSGVLTLEGKKITEPGPDRMVVFQNYSLLPWRSVRENIALAVNSVYGDKSKADRRAIVEEHINLVGLQHAADKWPDQLSGGMKQRVAIARALAIRPKLLLLDEPFGALDALTRGNLQTQLMRICDENKVTAVMVTHDVDEAVLLSDRIVMLTNGPGAEIGNILEVDIPRPRQRMEVVEHPSYYSLRSEIIYFLNQQKRIKKLRARKTTAVARHGLEKVNLDIGFVPLTACAPVAIAKEKGFFAKHGLEEVNLTRETSWRGIVDGIAGGYLDAAQMPSGMPLWFSLGGHKNTPLPVISALTMTRNGNAITLSRRFYDQGVHSLDAFRDMLHRTPETQHRMGMVHPSSMHNLLLRYWLAAGGIDPDRDLALQTIPPAQMVVDLKNNAIDGFCVGEPWNLRAAMDEVGFTIATDREIYDGHPGKVLGVREDWAAAYPNTHIALTKALLDACRYCADPENELEIRQILSQRAYLGTPIDYIQLGDPNTKVCELQKPMREYAHHLFFGDGANRPSRTEHLWHMTQLARWGDVPFPRNWLEILERIVRVDVYSTAARELGLLDAKFTRGSIHLFDGTDFDAQDPIGYLNSLAIKRDITIAEVVLDGRMAALAA, translated from the coding sequence TTGACATTTTCGTTGGTGGGCAGTGCCCACCCCACGGCATTACTTAACAACGATCGCGAGGATAGAACTATGAGCTTATTGGTGGCAGTGGATCAGGTGGATAAGGTCTTTAACCTATCCGACGGCGGCGAGTACATCGCCCTCAAGGGCATTGACCTAACAATTAAAACGGGCGAATTTGTTTCATTTATTGGCCACTCGGGCTGTGGCAAATCGACCCTTTTAAACATGATCGCGGGGCTATCGCTGCCCAGTTCTGGAGTACTCACCTTGGAGGGTAAGAAAATTACCGAACCTGGCCCCGATCGCATGGTGGTATTCCAAAACTATTCGCTCTTGCCCTGGCGATCGGTGCGCGAAAACATTGCTCTGGCGGTAAATTCGGTCTATGGCGACAAGTCCAAGGCTGATCGCCGGGCCATTGTTGAAGAGCACATCAACCTGGTGGGTTTGCAGCACGCCGCCGACAAATGGCCTGACCAGCTCTCGGGGGGCATGAAACAACGGGTTGCGATCGCCCGCGCCTTGGCCATTCGCCCCAAGCTGCTGCTGCTGGATGAACCCTTTGGGGCGCTGGATGCGCTAACTCGAGGCAATCTGCAGACTCAGCTGATGCGCATCTGCGACGAGAATAAAGTCACTGCCGTGATGGTTACCCACGATGTAGATGAGGCGGTGCTGCTGAGCGATCGCATCGTCATGCTCACTAACGGCCCCGGAGCCGAAATTGGCAACATTTTAGAGGTCGATATTCCTCGCCCCCGCCAGCGCATGGAAGTGGTGGAGCACCCTAGCTACTACAGCCTGCGCAGCGAAATTATCTACTTCCTCAACCAGCAAAAGCGGATTAAGAAGCTGCGAGCCAGAAAAACTACGGCGGTGGCTCGTCACGGTTTGGAGAAGGTAAATCTGGATATTGGCTTTGTGCCACTGACCGCTTGTGCCCCGGTGGCGATCGCCAAGGAAAAAGGCTTCTTTGCTAAGCACGGCCTGGAGGAAGTTAACCTAACCCGCGAAACCAGCTGGCGCGGCATTGTGGACGGCATCGCTGGCGGCTACCTAGATGCTGCTCAAATGCCCTCCGGTATGCCCCTGTGGTTTTCCCTAGGTGGCCACAAAAATACCCCGCTGCCCGTGATCAGCGCGCTGACCATGACCCGCAACGGCAACGCCATCACCCTATCTCGCCGTTTCTATGACCAGGGCGTCCACAGCCTGGATGCCTTTCGCGATATGCTGCACCGCACCCCCGAAACCCAGCACCGCATGGGTATGGTGCACCCGTCGTCGATGCACAATCTGCTACTGCGCTACTGGCTAGCGGCGGGCGGCATCGACCCCGATCGCGACCTGGCTCTGCAAACCATTCCCCCCGCCCAGATGGTGGTGGATCTGAAGAACAATGCGATCGACGGCTTCTGCGTCGGTGAACCCTGGAACCTGCGCGCCGCCATGGACGAGGTAGGCTTTACCATCGCCACCGATCGCGAAATTTACGACGGCCACCCCGGCAAAGTGCTCGGCGTGCGCGAAGACTGGGCCGCCGCCTACCCCAACACCCACATTGCCCTTACCAAGGCCCTGCTCGACGCCTGCCGCTACTGCGCCGACCCCGAAAACGAGCTAGAGATTCGCCAGATTCTCTCCCAGCGCGCCTACTTAGGCACCCCCATCGACTACATCCAGCTGGGTGACCCCAACACCAAAGTCTGCGAGCTGCAAAAGCCCATGCGCGAGTACGCCCACCACCTGTTCTTTGGCGACGGCGCCAACCGCCCCAGCCGCACTGAACACCTCTGGCACATGACCCAACTCGCCCGCTGGGGTGATGTGCCCTTCCCCCGCAACTGGCTAGAGATTCTCGAACGCATTGTGCGAGTCGATGTCTATAGCACCGCCGCCCGCGAACTGGGCCTGCTCGACGCCAAATTCACTCGCGGCAGCATTCACCTGTTCGACGGCACCGACTTCGACGCTCAAGATCCCATTGGATATTTGAACAGCCTCGCTATCAAGCGCGACATCACCATTGCTGAGGTGGTGCTGGATGGACGGATGGCAGCCTTGGCTGCGTAA
- a CDS encoding nitrate ABC transporter ATP-binding protein (This model describes the ATP binding subunits of ATP-binding cassette (ABC) transporters for nitrate transport, or for bicarbonate transport, in bacteria and archaea.), producing the protein MQPTPLKLKSRRPARSEQAGYTQPSSDQGFLVFDQVSKSFPTAKGRFPVLENVNLSIQQGEFVCFIGHSGCGKSTLLSLVSGFQQATQGSVTLNGQPILKPGPDRMVVFQNYALLPWRTVFENVYLAVKSVWPNKPEAQKRAIVRDHLAMVGLTEAADKRPDQISGGMRQRVSIARALSIRPEVLILDEPFGALDAITKEELQEELLKIWNDHRCTVLMITHDIDEALFLADRLVMMTNGPAAGIGEVMNIPFERPRDRDQIMEDPQYYQLRNHALDFLYNRFAHDEG; encoded by the coding sequence ATGCAACCTACCCCTCTCAAACTCAAGTCTCGTCGCCCCGCACGTTCCGAACAGGCCGGCTATACCCAACCCTCTTCCGACCAAGGCTTTCTGGTCTTTGATCAAGTCTCCAAAAGCTTCCCCACTGCCAAGGGCCGATTCCCAGTACTAGAAAACGTCAACCTGAGCATTCAACAGGGCGAATTCGTCTGCTTCATTGGCCACTCCGGCTGCGGCAAATCGACCCTGCTCAGCCTAGTCTCAGGGTTCCAGCAAGCTACCCAAGGCTCCGTCACCCTCAACGGGCAACCCATCCTCAAACCCGGCCCCGATCGCATGGTCGTCTTCCAAAACTACGCCCTGCTTCCCTGGCGCACCGTGTTTGAGAACGTCTACCTAGCGGTGAAATCGGTATGGCCCAATAAGCCCGAGGCCCAAAAGCGGGCGATCGTGCGTGACCACTTGGCCATGGTGGGACTTACTGAAGCCGCCGACAAGCGCCCCGATCAGATCTCCGGCGGCATGCGCCAGCGGGTTTCCATCGCCCGCGCCCTATCCATTCGCCCCGAAGTGCTGATTCTCGACGAACCCTTTGGCGCGCTTGATGCCATCACCAAAGAAGAACTCCAGGAAGAACTGCTCAAAATCTGGAACGACCACCGCTGCACAGTCTTGATGATTACCCACGATATCGACGAGGCATTATTCCTAGCCGATCGCCTAGTGATGATGACCAACGGCCCCGCTGCCGGTATCGGCGAGGTGATGAATATTCCCTTCGAGCGGCCCCGCGATCGGGACCAGATTATGGAAGACCCGCAGTATTACCAGCTGCGCAACCACGCTCTCGACTTTCTCTACAACCGCTTTGCCCACGACGAAGGGTAG
- a CDS encoding DUF2267 domain-containing protein, whose protein sequence is MASQTQQQSFLDKVIERSSLKTANDAERATNIVFRILRDMMLNKTSDQIEEDLKAGASESEQEVLDLWKDPNVMVAFFSRISPAQNLHIKPGTFMLRLQQEGALPSGVAPEEVTAAVFSAMKEILPAERNQEIVSILPGEIRQIWEQA, encoded by the coding sequence ATGGCAAGTCAAACCCAGCAACAGTCTTTTCTCGACAAAGTGATAGAGCGGAGTAGTTTGAAAACCGCTAACGATGCTGAGCGGGCCACAAACATAGTATTCCGAATTTTGCGGGATATGATGTTGAACAAAACCAGCGACCAGATCGAAGAAGACCTCAAAGCAGGCGCATCTGAATCTGAGCAAGAAGTGCTTGATCTTTGGAAAGATCCCAACGTCATGGTCGCTTTCTTCAGCCGCATTAGCCCTGCACAAAATTTACACATCAAGCCAGGGACGTTTATGCTGCGTCTGCAACAAGAAGGTGCATTGCCCTCCGGGGTTGCTCCTGAGGAGGTAACAGCAGCCGTGTTCTCAGCTATGAAAGAAATTTTGCCTGCTGAACGAAACCAGGAAATTGTTTCGATCCTTCCCGGTGAAATTCGGCAAATTTGGGAGCAGGCGTAA